Part of the Pieris brassicae chromosome 5, ilPieBrab1.1, whole genome shotgun sequence genome is shown below.
GTGGCGCTACCCTTGTAGAGTAATTTCTTTCCGAGTATGATGCCAAGCCAACGCCTTATTGCATAGTACCTGACGTCACAAAGAATCTGGATATCGCCTACAATTCAAGTATATAAGCTGTGCATTACAGGGAACATGCACAGTTTCACTCACAACCGATAACAACACAGACCACAATGTTTAAGCTGGTGGTGTTGTCCGTAACCCTTGCCCTGACGTCAGCCACTGGGCTGGCTCCCCTCGGTCTCGGATGGGGCGCTCATTGGGGAGCTCCACTGGGTGCACACTTAGGTGCAGCTCCCTTAGCCGCTGCGATTGCTGCCCCAGCTTTGGTTGGACCAGCAGCGATTGCCGCGCCCCTTGGCCTTGGCCTCGGACACGGTGCGTACAACTACAGAGGGCCCCTCTCCCTGGCACCTGGTCAACCTGCTAACATCTTGGCTGCCGACGGAAGACCTTTGGATACGCTTAGTGTGAACTTGGACCGTGCCGCTCACTACACCGCGAGGGCGCTCGATGGCGGACATCTTTTGAAGAAGAGATCCATTCTTGCACCAGCTGTGGCTTGGTCTCACGCTGCCCGTGTTGACTGGCCAGCTGCTCGTATTGTTGGCCCTGCCGTCGCTCCTCTTGGCTTAGCACCCATTGCTCATGCTGCTCCTTGGGGTTTGGGAGTTGGCGCACGTTGGGGACACGGTTGGTGAACTAAATTGGAACAACAATATTAGgctatcaaaattaattatatagtatataataaattgacaAAAATAAAGAGAGTtacctaaattttaaaaaggttttccTTTTCTATTAACCATTTCTATGTATCTGCGTGTAAGCATAAACAATCACACAAAATCTTCAATGGTTAAGGTATGGTTTCAAGAAcgtgattattaatattgtatcttAACGCCACACCtgtaaaaattcaatatgGCACAAAATTAAGGTACCTAAATCTAAGGTCTAACTAAATGTGTCGGCTTGTGTAATTCcaattttttaagaatttataaattcgTTCCTTGtaaatgcatttaaaaattccaattattattattaattaattacatttcagTTTGAATAAAGTTCAGTTTGAGTAGTGTCGGCGAAAAAAAACCCATGTGTAACGCTTACAATCGTCaacttatttacaatttaatggTAACTTCTTAATAGGTTGTACTTTAAAGTAGATATTTGGTGAATGCTCTTAGGCCTCTAAAAAAAAGGAGTTACTTTAAAAGGGAATTATGGGTATAGAAAAGATTTAGCGGTTGATAGCGATCGCATAAGACttcaaaatgttaaataagtcCAAAAACATCatagcaatttaaaaaaaaaatattgttagcgGACTATGAATTGAGTGATATGATTCAGTGTCAAGACTCAGCGCTAAGAATGTCTCACATCCGTTTTGTATTTTGACATTACGAGTTATACGTTGGTCATTATACGTAATATGGGtaacctaggtaacactgaaaatgtttcgaaaatgaaaaacggcttaatgtagaaagctGCTAATACTTTCAtagtttttcgaagtaatctccgttcccctctacacatcgtcgcattcgatggaaccactgagataAGCAGTGGGTCCATTattccttaggggtctcttctatggcattttcgcaagctttcaccgcatctacagggctcgtaaagcgaataccttgAATtctatctttagttcttgggaataaataaatgtcgcAGGGTGCCAGGTCAGGATTGTATAGCGGAtgatctcgacacctgccatagtcaaaatAGTCAAATAGTCGActcaacagtccgttttgcggagtgcgctgaagcattgtcgtggtgaaggaggatcctgcttcgcCGAGTGTTACCTACGTATTAATGTACAGCGGACTCATAAATTAAGAATCAAACCGATTATTGCCTTTGAAGGTTTATTCTACAACAATTTCTAAGATAAAGCCCATTTTACACTCGCCGTACCaatcattcttaaattttatttatttattcaaatattttcggCGCATAAGTAAGATAGTAGATGTCGTACAGGCAACTGATCTCATATGAGATATATGGTTAGGAATCCCAAATTCCAAATATTACCGATATTTACTAGTACATTAGTTGTCGAAAACCAtgattctatttataaaataaaaaatatcgcgTTATtcacgagtacgagttccaccGTGGTACGGGTCGAAGGCGTGTGTATGGCGGCGGtgtcgcaaaagaaaacacagaaATTCGACTGGAGAACGAGCTGGAGATCAAACTTGAGAGAGAATTGAAGACTATTGTGAAAGCGGATCCATGGAtggatggcaaaagtgcagaGATAGCAATCatacatactttgattaattaaatactgtaCAAACACACAAACTAACCTAACTTTaactatttgtaatatttcttttttcatgGTATATCTtctgatttaatttttctatgaTGTACAAAGTTACAACGGTCGGATCAGACGGTTGGTCACAACTTATACaatgaatttaaatgtaaaatatatacatatacgaTGTGAAATGCGACTatgaataaactttatatttcattttgttaTTAGTATCACAACCGATTTgagtataatataaactgtCAGAGTGaaataatctatttttttgttgattaTTTGATGCATTACATTTCatcaaagatatttttattatttctttgcttgactgaattaaaaaaaacacccttATCCGTATAACCAATCAGTGTTCAATGTCTGGTAAGTACCGAGtaactataaaatatcttcATGAGCCTCTAACGGTGAATAATGTTCATATGTACCTAATCACTAATGTTATCACCCATTTTATGACATGACCAAATGTTGAAATATTCTTTCAACGATGTGGTCTACCTTTACATGAAATTATCTGTTCTACGATCGAgcttttatacatacataaaattgtaatacaaatgtctctctctctctctctcataATGTCAGTAATACacatattaatacaataaaataactattaataattggttatttaaacaattttattgcgTTTTATAATTTCGTTGATGATTCAAAAGTAATGAGTGAAAGGTGTAGCGTATGTGATTGGGCTTATCCGGGCAACAGCTGGAGCGGTGTAGGCGTAGCTGTGAGCGAACAGTGGAGTGCGGGCGACGGCCACGGGAGCTACAGCAGCGACAGGGGCGATGAAGGCGGCAGACCGCTTCTTCAAGATGTGGGCTCTGTCAAAGGCCTTAGCAGTGTAGTGTGCAGCACGGTCCAAGTTCACATCTAAAGTGTCTAAAGGCCTGCCGTCAGCGCCCAAGATGTTGGCGGGCTGACCGGGGGCGAGGGAAAGTGGGCCACGGTAGTTGGAGGGAGCTATGAGTGGAGCGGCGTAGGCGAGACGAGCAAAGGGTGCGATAAGGGGGGCAGCGAAGACCGATCGTTTCTTCAGCAGATGGATACCACTGTCGAGAGCCTTGGCAGTAAGGTGAGCTGACCGATCCAAGTTAACTTCAAGAGTGTCCAAAGGCCTGCCATCAGCGCCCAAGATGTTGGCGGGCTGGCCGGGAGCGAGGGATAGTGGCCCCCGGTAGTTGTAAGGCTGGTAGTAAGGTGCGGCGTAGGCCAAGGGTGTGTATGGTGATATGTAACCCCCAAACAAACCCGTGGCGGAGGCCGCCGCCAATACGCAAGACAACACCACCAGCTTCATCATTTTGATAGGTTGGTCTGTGTTGATTCCTGTGCTCACACTGATGCCAGCTAAAAGGTAATATGCtcttttatactttatttcgACGTTTTAATTCGACGGGCGTCGCCGGAAAATATTGTTGACCGTGAGTGGACTActtttgataaaaattgtatatttataaagttcaCTTACTCGGTAGGCCCATTTTTCTTTACCGGTCTAGATCATTAAggtctaaatttatttaattgcaatGTTTGTTGTATTTAGATACAGTAAAACAGTTACGAGAGAAATATATGGGCCTCGTAATGTAATCTTAGGATGATCCTATTTCCTAAATCGGCAAATGTGCTAcgtattatattcataattcaattgttatttaatatatagttctataaaataataactaaaacattcaggtaatgtaaatttacgatataaacaaaatctttGATGCCATACATTAGTGAAGTAATCAAATAGCGATAAACAATGTTCCGACTATATTAACCAACCCTCTGTCATagtagtaaatattgtattgcttttgtttataaattgaaaagaaatagatattataaatgtatgatttgaagtatctacttaaatataacgAAATACACAAGAATATTACTAAAGATAATTAGGAAAGCAGTGTTTGTTATTTCAGATgttcaaaataaacttaaataagtaataatcaaaattgCCGAAAGGCTTTATATTAGTCAGCTTccataaaaagaatatttaaatttattttaagcagaagaaataataatttatatatttaatacatagatAATTAAGTTAACGTATACTTGGAATTAATTAGAAAGATTATCATACAAGTACTTATTTTCTTTGTCTGTGGTTTTGTGCTCTACGTGGCTAGAGTTATTTTCCAGGGGGTCTAGGATTTGTGTGACTTTAGATGTCCTATTTCCAATGTCCCTTTACTGTCTAGCATAGGCATAGTTAAtccatagtttttttttattattagagtGTTAGTCCAGTTTAGTTAGgaataatttcaaaacaaaaatagcatttattatttacggtAACATAATGATTGTATACAAACAATTaacctttaaatatattatttttttgatctGTTTTGATTCTAggtgaaacaataattgtttccaTTTAATAGGCATAGGAGGCATTTTCAATAGCTTACCTTATTAGGTAAGTATTCTGTTAAAAGTGCGCATTTACCGAACATCCTCAAAAAACTCTTTAACGTATTCCAATATATGCAGTGTTCATTGTGTAAATTTTGATGCTGAGGTGAATACAGCCCAGGCTCTGTACACATAGGAACATAAATAGCTTGTAAGTTACTTTAAATCCTAAAGTAATTTTGTGagattaaatatgtaaacctAGAAGACTAATGGCCTAGTCTACATGTTCTGTGACGTAAAAATAACACTAATCGGAGAATAGTGCACTATTCTTTACCAATACAACGGTCTTCGGGTGGACATTATCAGGAATGTTTGCAATGCGTGCGGTTGTGCTTTTT
Proteins encoded:
- the LOC123709318 gene encoding uncharacterized protein LOC123709318; its protein translation is MFKLVVLSVTLALTSATGLAPLGLGWGAHWGAPLGAHLGAAPLAAAIAAPALVGPAAIAAPLGLGLGHGAYNYRGPLSLAPGQPANILAADGRPLDTLSVNLDRAAHYTARALDGGHLLKKRSILAPAVAWSHAARVDWPAARIVGPAVAPLGLAPIAHAAPWGLGVGARWGHGW
- the LOC123709316 gene encoding uncharacterized protein LOC123709316, translating into MMKLVVLSCVLAAASATGLFGGYISPYTPLAYAAPYYQPYNYRGPLSLAPGQPANILGADGRPLDTLEVNLDRSAHLTAKALDSGIHLLKKRSVFAAPLIAPFARLAYAAPLIAPSNYRGPLSLAPGQPANILGADGRPLDTLDVNLDRAAHYTAKAFDRAHILKKRSAAFIAPVAAVAPVAVARTPLFAHSYAYTAPAVARISPITYATPFTHYF